Proteins co-encoded in one Zymomonas mobilis subsp. mobilis ATCC 10988 genomic window:
- the recF gene encoding DNA replication/repair protein RecF (All proteins in this family for which functions are known are DNA-binding proteins that assist the filamentation of RecA onto DNA for the initiation of recombination or recombinational repair.) has translation MFISGLSLHDFRSHQQIRLQAEAGLVILTGENGVGKTNILEAISLLSPGRGFRGSPLPDLVRREGEGGFAISAKLHPLESSGRIDPVTIGIGLAPRASSRQVRVNGVTTSANALSEWLAILWLTPAMDRLFQEGASSRRRFLDRLTLTIFPSHARHYSRYEAAMRQRNKLLSDEKGYDPLWLDGLEQIMAEQATHILLARRQLVDLLSEEIAKQEDGLFAKADLALEEGVDSRDLVTHNSEEIMPLLQNIWQKSRTSDAAIGRTLQGVHRADLKVTHHAKAMPAAQSSTGEQKALLLGLVLAQVNLITEKNGQPPVLLLDEVAAHLDPSRRAILFDILRSKGGQVWMTGTEPSLFETAGEAACYFQLDKGEIISAF, from the coding sequence GTGTTTATATCCGGCCTTTCTCTCCATGATTTCCGGTCACACCAGCAAATACGATTACAGGCCGAAGCTGGGCTGGTAATCCTGACCGGTGAAAATGGTGTCGGTAAAACAAACATTTTAGAAGCGATTTCGTTGCTTTCTCCGGGGCGAGGATTTCGCGGCAGCCCTTTACCTGATCTTGTCCGGCGCGAAGGCGAGGGCGGTTTTGCGATTTCGGCCAAACTGCATCCACTGGAATCCTCAGGCCGAATTGATCCCGTAACCATTGGTATCGGGCTTGCACCTCGGGCATCCTCGCGTCAGGTGCGCGTTAATGGCGTGACGACTTCGGCTAATGCCTTATCGGAATGGCTGGCGATATTATGGCTTACCCCTGCAATGGACAGATTGTTTCAGGAAGGTGCTTCTTCGCGCCGCCGTTTTCTAGATCGGCTGACATTGACGATTTTTCCGTCTCATGCCCGACATTACAGCCGTTATGAAGCGGCGATGCGACAACGGAACAAGCTGCTTTCCGATGAAAAAGGCTATGATCCTCTTTGGTTAGACGGCTTGGAACAGATTATGGCGGAACAGGCGACCCATATTCTTTTGGCACGGCGGCAGCTTGTGGATTTACTATCCGAAGAAATTGCCAAACAGGAAGACGGCCTTTTCGCCAAAGCGGATCTGGCTTTGGAAGAAGGTGTTGATAGCCGCGATCTTGTGACTCATAATTCCGAAGAGATCATGCCGCTTTTGCAAAATATCTGGCAAAAAAGCCGGACAAGCGATGCCGCCATTGGTCGGACATTGCAAGGCGTTCATCGCGCAGATCTAAAGGTCACCCATCATGCCAAAGCCATGCCTGCTGCCCAAAGCTCGACAGGCGAGCAAAAAGCCCTGTTACTTGGGCTTGTGTTGGCTCAAGTTAATCTGATTACCGAAAAAAATGGCCAGCCGCCGGTTCTGTTACTGGATGAGGTTGCGGCGCATCTTGACCCGTCCCGTCGGGCGATTTTATTTGATATTTTGCGATCAAAAGGCGGCCAAGTCTGGATGACCGGTACCGAACCTTCTCTCTTTGAAACCGCAGGGGAGGCCGCCTGCTATTTTCAGCTTGATAAGGGCGAAATTATCTCCGCTTTCTGA
- the gyrB gene encoding DNA topoisomerase (ATP-hydrolyzing) subunit B: MATSKQHDDYDAGSIKVLRGLDAVRKRPGMYIGDTDDGSGLHHMVFEVSDNAIDEALAGYCDLVKIAIYDDGSVSVEDNGRGIPTGIHPEEGVSAAEVIMTQLHAGGKFDNNANSNAYKVSGGLHGVGVSVVNALSDYLELTVWRDGQEHRMRFEHGVAVEPLQVVGASDKRGTRVRFHPSAETFKITEFNFEKLEHRYRELAFLNSGVRLQLTDKRTDPEKTVELFYEGGIAAFVKWLDRAKTALIPEPVAIHGDRDDVMIDVALEWNDSYYEQVLCFTNNIPQRDGGTHLAAFRAALTRTLNNYADKSGLLKKEKVQLTGDDMREGLTAIISVKLPDPKFSSQTKDKLVSSEVRQPLESLMADKMAEWLEENPAHAKVIIQKIIDAAAAREAAKRARELTRRKGVMDIASLPGKLADCQERDPTKSEIFIVEGDSAGGSAKQGRNRHNQAILPLKGKILNTERSRLDRMLSSKEVGTLIQALGTGIRDEFNIAKLRYHKIVIMTDADVDGAHIRTLLLTFFYRHMPEIIENGHLYIAQPPLFKVAKNRSEVYLKDEAALDNYLMDAGVASMMLHTDNGDRSGNDLHQMVEHARRTRLLMNYVPNRYYAPLIETAALAGAFQSDIADEKRQDILKQVAEILTRSDSESDARWSVEFIPEGFLFRRLWRGVTDAHTLDWNFIQSSEAAKLHQLAQEQAESYISAHPARLVTLAAQMDEEAGQDIYRPSQLFEAILAVGSKGLSISRYKGLGEMNPEQLWETTLDPANRSMLKVEVEQADVADEIFSRLMGDVVEPRRDFIQQNALSVANLDV, encoded by the coding sequence ATGGCAACATCAAAACAGCATGACGATTATGATGCAGGATCTATCAAGGTTCTGCGGGGGCTGGATGCCGTTCGCAAACGGCCTGGTATGTATATTGGTGATACGGATGACGGATCGGGTCTGCACCATATGGTGTTCGAAGTTTCCGATAACGCCATTGACGAAGCCTTGGCCGGTTACTGCGATCTGGTAAAAATCGCGATTTATGACGATGGTTCGGTCTCGGTTGAAGATAACGGACGCGGTATTCCAACCGGTATTCATCCCGAAGAAGGCGTTTCGGCAGCTGAAGTCATCATGACCCAGCTTCACGCCGGTGGTAAATTCGATAATAACGCGAATAGTAACGCTTATAAGGTCTCCGGCGGTTTGCACGGCGTGGGCGTTTCCGTGGTGAACGCGCTTAGTGATTATCTTGAATTGACCGTTTGGCGCGATGGACAAGAACACCGGATGCGTTTCGAGCATGGTGTTGCCGTTGAACCGTTACAGGTCGTCGGCGCTTCCGATAAAAGAGGCACGCGGGTTCGCTTCCATCCTTCTGCCGAAACCTTCAAAATTACCGAATTCAATTTTGAAAAGCTGGAACATCGTTACCGCGAATTGGCCTTTTTGAATTCCGGTGTCCGGTTGCAATTAACCGACAAGCGCACCGATCCTGAAAAAACGGTCGAATTATTCTATGAAGGCGGTATCGCTGCTTTTGTGAAATGGCTTGATCGGGCAAAAACAGCGTTAATTCCCGAACCTGTCGCTATTCATGGCGACCGCGATGATGTGATGATTGATGTCGCTCTGGAATGGAACGACAGCTATTATGAACAGGTTCTTTGCTTTACCAACAACATTCCGCAGCGTGACGGCGGTACCCATTTGGCAGCATTCCGCGCTGCTTTGACGCGCACCTTAAACAATTATGCCGATAAATCCGGTCTTTTGAAAAAAGAAAAAGTCCAGCTTACCGGCGATGACATGCGAGAAGGGCTGACTGCAATCATTTCGGTCAAGCTGCCAGACCCGAAATTTTCTAGCCAGACCAAAGATAAACTGGTTTCTTCCGAGGTTCGGCAACCTCTCGAAAGCCTGATGGCCGATAAGATGGCAGAATGGCTGGAAGAAAATCCGGCACATGCCAAGGTCATTATCCAAAAAATCATCGATGCGGCGGCGGCACGTGAAGCTGCCAAGCGCGCTCGTGAATTGACCCGCCGTAAAGGCGTGATGGATATCGCTTCCTTACCGGGGAAATTGGCGGATTGTCAGGAACGTGACCCGACCAAATCCGAAATCTTCATCGTTGAGGGAGATTCCGCAGGTGGCTCCGCCAAGCAGGGGCGTAATCGTCATAATCAGGCCATTTTGCCGCTCAAAGGTAAAATCCTGAATACCGAACGCTCTCGCCTTGATCGGATGCTTTCATCGAAAGAAGTCGGCACGCTTATTCAGGCGCTAGGCACCGGTATCCGCGACGAATTTAATATTGCAAAGCTGCGTTATCATAAAATCGTCATCATGACGGATGCCGATGTTGACGGTGCGCATATTAGAACGTTGCTTTTGACCTTCTTCTATCGCCACATGCCAGAAATTATCGAAAACGGGCATCTTTACATTGCGCAGCCGCCTTTGTTTAAAGTGGCGAAAAACCGTTCCGAGGTCTATCTCAAGGACGAAGCCGCACTTGATAACTATCTGATGGATGCCGGTGTTGCCAGCATGATGCTGCATACCGATAACGGCGATCGTTCCGGTAACGATCTTCATCAGATGGTAGAACATGCCCGCCGGACGCGACTTCTTATGAATTACGTCCCGAACCGCTATTATGCGCCTTTGATTGAAACAGCGGCGTTGGCAGGGGCTTTCCAAAGCGATATCGCGGATGAAAAACGCCAAGATATCTTGAAACAGGTCGCTGAAATTCTGACCCGTTCCGATAGCGAAAGCGATGCCCGCTGGTCGGTTGAATTTATCCCCGAAGGCTTCCTGTTCCGACGCTTATGGCGTGGGGTCACCGATGCCCATACATTGGATTGGAACTTCATTCAGTCATCAGAAGCCGCTAAGCTGCATCAACTGGCACAGGAACAGGCAGAAAGCTATATTTCTGCCCATCCGGCACGGTTAGTCACTCTGGCTGCACAGATGGATGAAGAGGCCGGTCAGGATATCTATCGTCCTTCACAGCTTTTTGAAGCCATTCTGGCAGTCGGTAGCAAAGGCCTTTCGATTTCCCGCTATAAAGGTTTGGGTGAAATGAACCCCGAACAGCTTTGGGAAACCACGTTAGACCCTGCCAACCGTTCGATGCTGAAAGTCGAAGTGGAACAGGCCGATGTCGCTGATGAAATCTTCTCGCGTCTGATGGGCGATGTGGTGGAACCACGCCGTGACTTCATTCAGCAGAATGCGTTATCAGTCGCCAATCTCGACGTTTAA
- a CDS encoding DNA-deoxyinosine glycosylase: MLRCFAPVTNINSRLLILGSLPGVASLEKAQYYGHPRNQFWRLMSDIIGEDIDSAAYPERLEGLLRHHIGLWDVIGTAKRQGSLDSNIKEVSPNPLGDLIGKLPNLKALAFNGQKAAQLGIKELQKIGAKLPYYILPSSSPAHAVAYDVKKAAWIKLQEIISN, from the coding sequence ATGCTGCGTTGTTTTGCTCCGGTAACAAATATCAATAGCCGTCTCTTGATTTTAGGAAGCCTACCGGGGGTCGCCTCTCTTGAAAAAGCGCAATATTATGGTCATCCACGCAACCAATTCTGGCGGCTAATGAGCGATATTATCGGAGAGGATATAGATTCCGCAGCCTACCCCGAAAGGCTTGAAGGGTTACTACGCCATCATATTGGTCTTTGGGATGTCATCGGCACAGCCAAAAGGCAAGGCAGTCTCGATAGTAATATTAAAGAAGTTAGCCCCAATCCTCTGGGGGATTTGATCGGGAAACTACCCAACCTCAAAGCGCTCGCCTTTAATGGTCAAAAGGCCGCCCAATTAGGCATCAAAGAATTACAAAAAATAGGCGCAAAGCTACCTTATTACATTCTGCCGTCCTCTAGTCCGGCACATGCGGTTGCTTATGATGTGAAGAAAGCCGCTTGGATCAAATTACAAGAAATCATTTCAAACTGA
- a CDS encoding putative quinol monooxygenase → MSTAIDIVASVQAKAGHEAEVEKIIKAAVPPARAEEGNIKYDVHKDLQRKGHFVFIERWADNAAIGKHGGTPHFQQLVKDLQPISEGLDVTFLECISQ, encoded by the coding sequence ATGTCTACTGCCATTGATATTGTGGCTTCGGTTCAGGCTAAGGCCGGTCACGAAGCCGAAGTTGAGAAAATCATTAAAGCCGCAGTGCCGCCTGCCCGTGCGGAAGAAGGGAATATCAAATATGATGTTCATAAAGACCTTCAGCGCAAAGGGCATTTTGTCTTTATCGAACGCTGGGCTGATAATGCCGCTATCGGCAAGCATGGCGGAACGCCCCATTTTCAACAGCTGGTCAAAGACTTGCAGCCCATCAGCGAAGGGCTGGATGTGACTTTCCTCGAATGTATTTCGCAGTAA
- a CDS encoding alpha/beta hydrolase, whose amino-acid sequence MPNPTEKYPKTESLSSLLPMERRDLLKISGGSLMAIGLTSFLDISSAKAQDMSNGADNFYKSRKINIRKVVFLTQYKTKIAANLFTPSQIDLNKHHSAIIVGHPMGATKEQSANLYATKMAEQGFVTLSFDLPFWGESEGQPRNAVEPELYAEAFSAAVDYLGIQSFVNRNAIGAIGICGSGSFVISAAKIDPRLKAIATISMYDMGGVARNGLRHSISEEQRKEIINKAALQRWNEAEGGKREYTGGTDNQLTRNSPAIQREFYDFYRTPRGQYTPSKIAADLTTHPTLTSNVKFMNFYPLNDIEIISPQPLLFISGDKAHSKEFSEEAYQRAAEPKELFWVAGAGHVDLYDRVDLIPFDKLTDFFKQYLKA is encoded by the coding sequence ATGCCAAATCCCACCGAAAAATATCCAAAGACGGAATCGCTTTCTTCCTTATTGCCGATGGAACGGCGTGACCTTTTGAAAATTTCAGGAGGGAGCCTTATGGCGATAGGGCTTACTTCATTTCTCGATATTTCATCAGCCAAGGCGCAAGATATGTCAAATGGTGCAGATAATTTCTATAAAAGTCGTAAGATCAACATAAGAAAAGTTGTCTTTTTAACGCAATATAAAACGAAAATAGCTGCTAATTTATTTACCCCTAGCCAGATTGATCTCAATAAACATCATTCGGCTATTATTGTTGGGCATCCGATGGGTGCGACAAAAGAGCAGAGTGCCAATCTCTATGCCACAAAAATGGCAGAGCAAGGTTTCGTGACGTTGTCTTTTGATTTGCCTTTTTGGGGTGAAAGCGAAGGTCAGCCCCGAAATGCAGTGGAACCAGAGCTTTATGCAGAAGCCTTTAGCGCTGCAGTCGATTATTTGGGGATCCAATCTTTTGTTAATAGAAACGCAATCGGCGCTATCGGTATTTGCGGAAGTGGAAGCTTTGTTATCAGTGCGGCAAAGATAGATCCTCGCCTGAAAGCCATCGCCACAATAAGCATGTATGACATGGGCGGTGTCGCAAGAAATGGGCTTCGCCATTCTATTTCAGAAGAACAACGCAAAGAAATTATCAACAAAGCCGCCCTGCAACGCTGGAATGAAGCAGAAGGCGGAAAAAGAGAATATACGGGGGGAACCGACAACCAATTGACCCGTAATAGTCCCGCTATTCAGCGCGAATTTTATGACTTTTATAGAACCCCAAGAGGTCAATATACACCTTCAAAAATCGCGGCTGATTTAACGACCCATCCTACGCTGACAAGCAACGTTAAATTTATGAATTTCTATCCATTAAATGATATAGAAATAATCTCACCACAGCCGCTGCTTTTTATCAGCGGTGACAAAGCTCATTCAAAAGAATTTAGCGAAGAGGCTTATCAGCGAGCCGCAGAGCCAAAAGAATTATTTTGGGTGGCAGGGGCTGGCCATGTCGATCTTTATGACCGTGTGGATTTAATCCCTTTTGATAAACTTACCGACTTTTTTAAACAGTATTTAAAGGCTTAA
- a CDS encoding glucose 1-dehydrogenase: MSVSFDYSGKVALVTGAGTGIGRETALAFAKAKAYVAIIGRSENNIQETLRLVTEMGGQAIAIQADVSQEDSIKAAIEKTVETFGKLDFAFNNAGIEHKAIPAADIPSEEWDRIISTNLNGVFFSMKHEIPAMLKSGSGSIVNTASGAGVKGFPGNGAYCASKFGLIGLSKAAALDYAKQHLRINVVAPGIIETPMMQRFTGGTEAGREAAIAQEPVGRAGYPKEIAGTVLWLCSELAAFTTGSVFVVDGGQTA, translated from the coding sequence ATGTCTGTCAGTTTCGATTATTCAGGCAAAGTGGCTCTTGTGACTGGGGCTGGGACAGGGATCGGACGAGAAACGGCCTTAGCCTTTGCCAAGGCAAAAGCCTATGTTGCCATTATTGGGCGTTCCGAAAATAACATACAAGAAACGCTTCGGCTGGTTACTGAAATGGGCGGGCAAGCTATCGCTATCCAAGCCGATGTTTCTCAAGAAGATTCAATAAAAGCGGCTATCGAAAAAACGGTAGAAACTTTCGGAAAATTGGACTTTGCTTTCAATAATGCAGGCATCGAGCATAAAGCTATCCCCGCCGCTGATATCCCATCAGAAGAATGGGATCGCATCATTTCGACTAACCTGAATGGTGTCTTTTTTAGCATGAAACATGAAATACCCGCGATGTTGAAGTCGGGTAGCGGATCTATCGTTAATACGGCATCAGGTGCAGGCGTAAAAGGATTTCCCGGAAATGGGGCTTATTGTGCTTCGAAATTTGGTCTTATCGGTCTGAGTAAAGCTGCAGCATTGGACTATGCCAAGCAGCATTTAAGAATAAATGTTGTTGCCCCCGGAATTATTGAAACCCCTATGATGCAACGCTTTACAGGCGGCACGGAAGCAGGCCGAGAGGCCGCTATTGCTCAAGAACCTGTCGGGCGCGCCGGTTATCCAAAAGAAATAGCGGGCACTGTCTTGTGGCTTTGTTCGGAGTTAGCCGCCTTCACAACGGGATCGGTCTTTGTCGTCGATGGAGGGCAGACGGCATAA
- a CDS encoding MFS transporter gives MNKTSPYIENILNNKKGVSSWSAVLAMSLGAFALVSSEFMPVSLLTPVAKALQISEGQAGQAISISGVFAVLTSLLMPSFTKGFKRKSLLLGLTAMMIFSGLVVSFAPNYLIFMVGRALIGVVIGGFWSMSVAIAMRLVEKHHVPRALAIFNGGNALATVVAAPAGSFLGGLIGWRGAFFCIIPIALAVFIWLIFSLPSLPDENKAERGTVLSILKYPVVATGMMAVSLFFMGQFTLFTYVRPFLETITHTDISTLSLILLMIGLAGFIGTILIGTLLKRGTYPILIGTPLFMSVLAILLILFGKSAFFAAAILMLWGFFATSAPVGWWTWLAQTLPQKAEVGGGLMVAVIQLAITLGATCGGVIFDTKGYHATFITSAFILVIASLFAFLTAGIGRKDTAALVKP, from the coding sequence ATGAATAAAACATCTCCATATATCGAAAATATCCTGAATAATAAAAAGGGTGTTTCATCATGGAGTGCTGTTTTGGCTATGTCCCTTGGGGCATTTGCACTGGTTTCATCTGAGTTTATGCCCGTTAGTCTTTTGACACCGGTCGCTAAGGCGCTTCAGATCAGTGAAGGTCAGGCAGGGCAAGCTATTTCTATTTCAGGTGTTTTTGCTGTTCTCACAAGTCTTTTGATGCCTTCTTTTACGAAAGGCTTCAAGCGTAAAAGTCTTTTACTCGGCCTGACTGCCATGATGATTTTCTCTGGTTTGGTGGTCTCTTTTGCGCCGAATTATCTTATTTTTATGGTCGGGAGAGCCTTGATCGGTGTTGTCATCGGTGGCTTTTGGTCGATGTCGGTAGCTATTGCCATGAGACTTGTCGAGAAACATCATGTGCCGCGTGCCTTGGCGATTTTTAACGGTGGCAATGCTTTAGCAACCGTTGTTGCAGCTCCTGCGGGCAGTTTTTTAGGCGGTTTGATCGGTTGGAGAGGTGCCTTTTTCTGTATTATCCCCATCGCCTTGGCTGTCTTTATCTGGCTAATTTTTAGCCTGCCCTCTTTGCCCGATGAAAATAAAGCCGAACGCGGAACCGTTCTTTCTATTTTGAAATATCCTGTCGTGGCGACAGGCATGATGGCCGTCAGCTTGTTCTTTATGGGGCAATTTACCTTATTCACCTATGTCCGGCCATTTCTTGAAACCATAACGCATACAGATATTTCGACCCTGTCGCTTATTCTGCTGATGATAGGACTGGCCGGTTTTATTGGCACGATACTGATCGGCACCCTTTTAAAGCGGGGGACTTATCCGATCCTGATTGGCACGCCTCTCTTTATGTCGGTTTTGGCTATCCTGCTTATTCTGTTTGGAAAATCGGCCTTTTTCGCAGCGGCTATTCTGATGTTATGGGGATTTTTTGCGACCTCCGCCCCTGTTGGGTGGTGGACATGGCTCGCTCAAACTTTACCCCAAAAAGCAGAAGTCGGAGGCGGCCTAATGGTGGCAGTCATCCAATTGGCTATCACGCTTGGCGCGACCTGTGGCGGGGTTATTTTCGATACAAAAGGCTATCACGCCACTTTCATTACCAGTGCTTTTATCTTGGTGATTGCCTCTCTTTTCGCCTTTTTGACTGCTGGGATCGGAAGAAAAGACACAGCCGCATTAGTGAAACCATAA
- a CDS encoding SDR family oxidoreductase, whose protein sequence is MNQNIRNKIVVITGASSGLGAETARHLSDLGATVVLGARREERIATLANSIVAKGGQALAIKTDVTDRESVKNLVDTAVKTYGRIDILLNNAGVMPLSPLEKLRVDEWELMVDVNIKGVLYGIAAALPHMKSQKFGHIINVSSVAGHKVIDGGAVYSATKFAVRALSEGLRAEVKSYNLRTTIISPGAVQSELIDGIHDEESAKQIHAIVPDMAIGADSFARCVAFAISQPENVDINEILFRPTKQAL, encoded by the coding sequence ATGAACCAGAATATCCGCAATAAAATTGTTGTCATTACAGGGGCTAGCAGTGGTTTAGGTGCTGAAACGGCACGGCATTTGTCAGATCTGGGGGCAACTGTTGTGCTGGGTGCAAGACGAGAGGAACGCATCGCAACATTAGCGAATTCTATCGTCGCTAAGGGTGGTCAAGCCTTGGCTATCAAAACCGATGTGACTGACCGTGAGTCGGTTAAAAATTTGGTTGATACAGCTGTAAAAACCTATGGGCGGATTGATATCCTTCTCAATAACGCCGGTGTAATGCCCCTTTCCCCGCTTGAGAAACTACGCGTCGATGAATGGGAATTGATGGTTGATGTTAATATCAAAGGCGTTCTTTATGGGATTGCAGCCGCTCTACCTCATATGAAATCCCAAAAATTTGGCCATATCATCAATGTCTCTTCGGTTGCCGGTCACAAGGTTATTGATGGGGGGGCGGTTTATTCGGCAACAAAATTTGCCGTTCGCGCGCTTTCTGAAGGATTACGAGCCGAAGTGAAGTCCTATAATTTACGGACGACCATCATTTCGCCGGGCGCCGTTCAGTCGGAATTGATTGATGGTATTCATGATGAAGAATCCGCGAAACAAATCCACGCAATAGTCCCAGATATGGCGATCGGTGCGGATTCTTTTGCCCGCTGTGTGGCCTTTGCGATCAGCCAGCCTGAAAATGTCGATATTAATGAAATTCTGTTCCGACCGACAAAACAGGCATTATAA
- a CDS encoding LysR family transcriptional regulator — protein MSRANLNDLQSFLIVAQEKSFTKAAAKLGVSQSALSHTVRQLEARLNLTLLIRTTRSVTPTSAGEYLIQNMAPHFDQIEKQLASIGELRNQPTGTIRITSTDDALAYVIRPKIKGFLQKYPGVKIELVSDLKLVDIFTEKFDAAIRLGENVTKEMASVPLTPDIRFTVVGSPEYFQNKPIPETPQDLLNHQCITIRLPTHGGIYAWEFEKAGRDIKIRVDGPLVFNSIFPIRNACLDGLGLAHMPEIMAQKYIEEGRLIPVLGDWCPYWSGYHLCFPHHYENIRPFSLFLEEMRYRPAPDNA, from the coding sequence ATGTCCCGTGCAAATTTGAATGACCTGCAATCTTTTTTGATCGTTGCACAGGAAAAAAGTTTTACCAAAGCGGCGGCCAAATTGGGGGTGTCTCAATCAGCGCTTAGCCATACCGTCAGACAGCTGGAAGCCCGTCTTAATCTGACACTGTTAATAAGGACAACCCGCAGTGTTACCCCGACATCCGCCGGAGAATATTTAATACAAAATATGGCACCCCATTTTGACCAGATAGAAAAACAACTGGCCTCGATTGGGGAATTGCGTAATCAGCCTACTGGCACCATTCGGATTACGTCTACAGATGATGCGCTTGCCTATGTTATCCGCCCTAAAATTAAGGGATTTTTACAGAAATATCCGGGCGTAAAAATAGAATTGGTATCCGATCTGAAACTGGTCGATATCTTTACCGAAAAATTCGATGCGGCTATTAGATTGGGAGAAAATGTTACCAAGGAAATGGCATCAGTTCCATTAACGCCCGACATCCGATTTACAGTTGTGGGATCTCCCGAATATTTTCAAAACAAACCGATTCCAGAAACGCCACAAGATTTATTGAATCATCAATGTATTACTATCCGCTTGCCGACCCATGGCGGTATCTATGCTTGGGAATTTGAAAAAGCGGGGCGCGATATTAAAATTCGAGTGGATGGCCCGCTTGTTTTTAACAGCATTTTTCCTATTCGGAATGCCTGTCTTGATGGCTTGGGTCTTGCCCATATGCCGGAAATAATGGCCCAAAAATATATAGAAGAGGGGCGTTTAATTCCGGTGTTAGGGGATTGGTGTCCTTATTGGTCTGGATATCATCTTTGTTTTCCCCATCATTATGAGAATATTAGGCCTTTCTCGCTATTTTTAGAAGAAATGCGCTATCGCCCTGCCCCTGACAACGCATAA
- a CDS encoding Dyp-type peroxidase: protein MSEPLPQAIVTPVTPAAIFLVVTLKEGKEAEDNIRSFCPDLSALRRTVSLRDRDARLTCVMGIGSEAWDRLFPDAPRPKELHPFKELKGVHHAVSTAGDLLFHIRAHRMDICFEMASLIMERIRSAVQVQDEVHGFKYFDSRALIGFVDGTENPEDEEACEAVLIGEDDPDFKNGSYVIVQKYFHNLDAWNKLPVEMQEKIIGRKKLSNVELDDETKPDYAHNALTVIERDGEELAILRDNMPFGEIGKGEFGTYFIGYARSPSVTEEMLENMFIGRPKGNYDRLLDFSTPVTGCLFFTPSSDFLDEVE from the coding sequence GTGTCTGAACCCCTGCCCCAAGCTATTGTTACGCCTGTCACGCCTGCTGCAATTTTTTTGGTTGTGACCCTTAAAGAAGGGAAAGAGGCAGAAGATAATATTCGTTCTTTCTGTCCTGATTTATCGGCTTTGCGTCGGACAGTTTCGCTTCGAGATCGAGATGCCCGTTTGACCTGCGTTATGGGTATTGGTTCCGAGGCTTGGGATCGTTTATTTCCTGATGCGCCTCGCCCAAAAGAGCTGCATCCGTTCAAAGAGTTAAAAGGCGTGCATCATGCGGTTTCAACCGCAGGTGATTTGCTGTTCCATATCCGCGCCCATCGGATGGATATTTGCTTTGAAATGGCATCGCTGATTATGGAGCGGATTCGGTCTGCTGTTCAAGTTCAGGATGAAGTCCACGGCTTCAAATATTTTGATTCCCGCGCCCTGATTGGTTTTGTCGATGGGACGGAGAATCCCGAAGATGAGGAAGCCTGTGAGGCTGTTCTTATTGGAGAGGATGATCCCGATTTCAAAAATGGTAGCTATGTTATCGTCCAGAAATATTTTCATAATCTGGATGCGTGGAATAAATTGCCGGTCGAAATGCAGGAAAAAATTATTGGCCGCAAAAAACTTTCCAATGTCGAATTGGATGATGAAACAAAGCCGGATTATGCCCATAACGCTTTGACCGTTATCGAGCGGGATGGTGAAGAATTAGCGATTTTACGGGATAACATGCCCTTTGGCGAAATTGGAAAAGGCGAATTCGGCACCTATTTTATTGGTTATGCCCGTTCGCCTTCTGTGACCGAAGAAATGCTGGAAAATATGTTTATCGGTCGTCCTAAAGGAAATTATGACCGTTTGCTTGATTTCAGTACGCCGGTAACCGGCTGTTTATTCTTTACGCCTTCTTCCGACTTTTTGGATGAGGTTGAATAA
- a CDS encoding DUF2474 domain-containing protein — translation MKWFQRFRLPLEADEADHAPKAFGRRMGWFIGLWAGSVVVTIVVAKLLKMLIPH, via the coding sequence ATGAAGTGGTTTCAGCGTTTCAGATTACCCTTGGAAGCCGATGAGGCCGATCATGCCCCAAAAGCTTTTGGTCGACGGATGGGCTGGTTTATTGGGCTTTGGGCAGGCAGTGTTGTCGTCACCATTGTTGTGGCTAAACTTCTAAAAATGCTCATCCCTCATTAA